Proteins found in one Pelobates fuscus isolate aPelFus1 chromosome 10, aPelFus1.pri, whole genome shotgun sequence genomic segment:
- the LOC134574647 gene encoding olfactory receptor 5AR1-like, translating to MTTENKTNLIEFSVEGFSDLPQLQFPLFLTFLSLYLIISFTNLTVFSSIILYSHLHTPMYIFLCNLSVIDMSFSSTILPKLLAMVFTQHKTISFLGCMIQMYFFMAFTCTELFLLAAMAYDRYVAICHPLHYCVLMSPNLCSQLVIEVWIGGFLEPIMHTVLIANLSYCSSHHIDHFFCDISPLLKLSCSDTFIIEIWTYIFGTLIAMSTFIFTFISYVFIISTILNIQTATGRHKAFSTCVSHMTCVIVFYGSIICLYIRPTSTYSPGQDKFFALLYAILIPVLNPPIYTLKNKDFKRVFKQLIFY from the coding sequence ATGACTACAGAAAATAAGACCAACCTAATTGAATTCTCAGTGGAAGGTTTTTCAGACTTGCCTCAGCTTCAGTTTCCTCTTTTCTTAACATTTTTATCTCTCTACTTAATCATCTCTTTCACTAATCTCACTGTTTTCTCATCTATAATTTTGTACTCTCATTTACACACACCCATGTACATCTTCTTGTGTAACCTATCAGTCATTGATATGTCTTTCTCCTCAACCATTCTACCCAAACTGTTGGCCATGGTCTTCACACAACATAAGACCATATCCTTTCTTGGGTGCATGATCCAGATGTATTTTTTCATGGCTTTTACTTGTACGGAATTGTTTCTTCTGGCTGCCATGGCTTATGATCGCTATGTTGCGATATGTCACCCCCTTCATTATTGTGTACTTATGAGTCCCAATCTATGTTCTCAACTGGTTATTGAAGTATGGATTGGTGGGTTTTTAGAACCAATTATGCATACTGTCTTAATTGCTAATTTATCGTATTGTTCATCCCACCACATTGACCATTTTTTCTGTGATATTTCTCCATTGCTGAAGCTTTCATGCAGTGACACATTTATCATTGAGATTTGGACTTACATTTTTGGGACTCTCATAGCTATGAGTACATTCATCTTTACATTTATATCATATGTGTTTATTATTTCCACTATCTTAAATATTCAAACAGCAACCGGAAGACATAAAGCCTTTTCTACCTGTGTCTCCCACATGACCTGTGTTATTGTCTTTTATGGATCTATAATCTGCTTGTACATAAGGCCAACATCCACATATTCTCCAGGACAGGACAAGTTCTTTGCTCTACTATATGCTATACTTATTCCAGTACTAAATCCTCCTATCTACACACTGAAGAATAAGGACTTTAAAAGAGTATTTaaacaattaattttttattag